The Janthinobacterium tructae genome contains the following window.
GGGCTCAACAGCCCGCTGGGCATGCTGACCATGGGCCGCCAGTACAATCTGCAAAGCCAGGCACTGACCGACGTGGCCGATCCCTTCGAGGGCGGCCTGGCCGGCGCGGCGACCAACCTGGCCGGCTATTCGGCCACGCGCATCGACAATACCGTGCGCTATACCTCGCCCGAGCTGCGCGGCGTCACCGCCACCGTGATGTATGGCTTTGGCGAACATACGGGTGTGGTGGCCGATCAGCGCTCGCTGGGCCTGGCCCTGGGCTATGTCAACGGCCCATTGACCCTGCGCCTGGCGCGCCAGAGCCGTGCCGGCGAGCCGGGCAAGGCTGCCGCCAATAACACTATTCTGGCCGGCAACTACAACTTCGGCGTGGCCACGGCGTTTGCCGGCTATGGCCGCAACACGGGCGATGGCAGCACCATGTTCTTTGCGGAAAACCCGTATGGCGCGGCGCAGGCGCCGGCCCAGTCGACGGACAGCCGCGATGCCATCGTCGGCGTGTCCGTGCCGCTCGGTGCGACCACCGTGCTGGCCTCATATGTGCACAAGGATGACCGCAATGCGGCCAACCGCGATGCGCAGCAGCTGGCCATCGGCGCCACGTATGCCTTGTCCAAGCGCAGCAAGGTCTATGTGGCCTATGCGCACATCCGCAACCGCAACGACGCCGCCTACATGGTGGGTAATGCGACGGAAGTGGGCACGGGCAACCGCGCCTTCAACGTCGGCCTGCGCCACGCGTTTTAAGCAGCGGCCAGCATGCTGCCTTCGTGCAGCAGCGCTTCAAAGGCGGGCACGCTCAGCGGGCGGCTGAACAGATAGCCCTGCATCTGGTCGCAGCCGTGCTGGCGCAGGAAGGCCAGTTGCTGCGGCGTTTCCACGCCTTCGGCGATGACTTTCAGACGCAGGCTGTGCGCCAGCCAAATGATGGCGCACACGATGGCTGCGTCGTCGTCGTGCGTGATGTCGCTGACGAAGGTCTTGTCGATTTTCAGTACGTCGATGGGGAAGTGGCGCAGGTAGGCCAGGCTGGAATAGCCGGTGCCGAAGTCGTCGATGGACAGTTGCACGCCCAGCGCCTTCAGGTTGGCCATGATGACCGTGGCTTGTTCCACGTCATGCATGACCATGCTTTCGGTCAATTCCAATTCCAGATGGGCGGCGGCCAGCCCCGTTTCAGCCAGCGCCTGCGCCACCGCATGCAGCAGATTCCTTTGCTTGAATTGCCGCGCCGACAGGTTGACGGCCAGGCGCAGCGGGCCATGGCCGGCCAGCTGCCAGGCGCGCACCTGGGCGCATGCGGTGCGCAGCACCCAGTCGCCGATGGGGATGATCAAGCCCATTTCCTCGGCCAGGCCAATAAAACTGGCCGGCGCGATGCGCCCCAGTTGCGGATGTTGCCAGCGCAGCAGCGCTTCCATGCCCACCACCTTGCCGCTGGCCAAGTCCAGCTGGGGCTGGTATTCGAGGTGGAACTGCCCCCGTTCCAGGGCATGGCGCAACTCGCTCTCCAGTCCCAGCCGCTCCAGGGTGCCCGCATTCATGCTTGAGGCATAGAATTGCCAGTGGCCCCGTCCCTGTTCCTTGGCGCGGTACATGGCGATATCGGCGTGCTTGATCAGGGTGTCGGCGTCCTGGCCATCGTCGGGATACACGGCCACGCCCATGCAGCAGCTGAGAAAAAATTCATATTCGCCCAGTTGCAGCGGCTGCGCCACGGCATCCTGGATGCGCTGCAGGATGGCCGCGCCCGGTTCGCCATTGCCATGCTGGGGCAGCAGCAGCACGAATTCGTCGCCGCCCAGGCGCGCCACCGTGTCGACTTCGCGCGTGGCGTCGCGCAGGCGCTCGGCCACGCTTTTCAGCACAGTGTCGCCCGCATCGTGGCCCAGGGTATCGTTGACGAATTTAAAGCGGTCGAGGTCGATGAACACCACCCACAAGGGCAGGCCGCTGCGCCGCGTCACGGCCATCGCCTGCTCCAGCCGTTCACGCAGCAGGGCCCGGTTGGCCAGGCCCGTGAGGATGTCGTGCCTGGCCTGAAATTCCAGTTCCTGTTCGAAGCGCATGACGGTGCTGATGTCGTATTGCGCCACCACAAAGTGGCTGACGGGGCCATCGCCATCGTCGCGCACGGGTGCGACGAACAGCTCGCTCCAGTAGCAGCTGCCATCCTTGCGGAAATTGCGCACGATGGCCTTGCCTTCGCGCTGTTCGCGCAGGGCCGCTGTAATCTCATGCATGTCTTGCCGCCCCTGTTCGGGACCCTGCAAGTCTTCCAGGCGTTGGCCGATGACTTCGCCAGCCGCATAGCCGGTGATGTGCTCGAAAGCGGGATTGACGTATTCGATCAGGTAGCCCGGCGCGTCGGCGCTGCACAGGATGATGGCATTGGCCGACACTTCGATGATGCGTTCGCGCAAGCGCAGCGACTGTTCATTGTGCATGCGCGCAGCGATGTCTTCGGACAGGCGCAAATTGGCAAACTGCAGCGCCGCCGTGCGTTCGCCCGTGATGCGCGCAATCACGGAGTTGCGCGTGACTAGCTGAAAGACATACGCCGTTGCCAGCAGGCTCGACAATAATCCGCCCAGCAGCACATACAGCGAGCCGCGATGGTTCGCATCCAGGCTCATGCCGTTGGCAGGCAGCATGGCGGCGCGCAAGGTGTGACCGCTGGCGTGGTACTGCAGCAGCAGCCGGGTGCTTTCCGACTCGATCTGGCGCGCCGAGGCGTAGCACAGGGCCGTCAGGCTCAGGCCGACCGCCAGTGTGATCAGGGCCGAGGTGGAAACGGAAATGGAGATACGTTTGAAGAATGATTGCATGATGGCGTCCGGTAAGCAGCGCCGGCGCCGATCCGTGATCCGGCAGCCCTGGCAGTGACTGACTGTAGGGCGCGGGGCAGGTGGCGGTCCGTTCGCTGCCGAACAGACCGCCATGCCAGCAAGAAATATAGTGGTGGCACTGTGCAGGTGCTGTGTTACGCTCCGGCATATGGCGCCCCTCGTTCGGACGTTTTTTATCTATCCCCTAGCTGACGACTGGAAACCAGGAAAACTGCCCATGTCGAGTCCGCATGCCCAGCTGCACAACCCGAATCAAAACCATTTGCTCGCCGCCATGCTCGACGCCGATTTCGCGCGCCTGGCCCCCCACCTGGAGCAAGTGTCCATGTTGCTCGGTGACGTGATCTACGATTCGGGCGACAAGCTGCAGCATGTGTACTTCCCCACCACGGCCATCGTTTCCATCCACTACCTGCTGGAAAACGGCGGCTCGTCCGAGATCGCCGGCGTTGGCAATGAAGGCATCGTGGGCGTGTCGCTGTTCATGGGCGGCAACTCGACCCCCAGCCGCGCCGTGGTGCAGACGGGCGGCGTCGGCTATCGGCTGAAGGCGCATTTGCTGATGGAAGAATTCGACCGCGCCGGCCCCGTCATGCGCTTGCTGCTGCGCTATACGCAAGCGCTGATCACGCAAATGTCGCAGACGGCCGTGTGCAACCGCCACCATACGGTGGAGCAGCAGCTGTGCCGCTGGCTGCTGCTGACCATGGACCGCCTGCCGAACCGCGAGCTGACCATGACGCAGGAGTTGATTGCCAACATGCTGGGCGTGCGCCGCGAAGGCGTGACGGAAGCGGCCGGGCGCTTGCAGCAGCGCGGCTTCATCAGTTACCGGCGCGGCCATATTTCCGTGCTGGACCGCGCCGGCCTCGAAGGCCATGTGTGCGAATGCTATGGCGTGGTCAAAAAAGAATTCACGCGCCTGCTGTCGGACGTGCGCCAGCGCCAAGGTTCCTGATCACAGCATTTCCCTCTTATCGTTGTCACAGCCCAGGCTACCTCATGCAATCTGTTGAAAACATTCCTCCACGCGCACCGTCGCGCTGGCCCATGGCGCTGGCGTTTTCGTTCAGCGCCATCGTGCTGCTGGCCATCGGCGTGCTGGCCTGGCGCGCGCCGTTCGAGACGGCCTGCGTCATCGATGCGCTGGTCTTCCTGCTGCTGATGCTGCTCGTGGCGCTGTACCGGCGCACGCTGTCGGCCAGCCTGCCGCGCCAGCTGCTCAAGGCGGGCGCCTTGCAGGATGCCATTTTCAACAGCGCCAATTTCTCGTGCATCGCCACCGATGCGCAGGGCGTGATCCAGATTTTCAACGTGGGCGCCGAACGCATGCTTGGCTATGAAGCGAGCGACGTGGTCGACAAGCTGACCCCGGCCGGTATTTCCGACGCACAAGAAATCATCGCGCGCGCCGCCGCCCTCAGTGCCGAACTCGACACGGTCATCACGCCCGGCGTGGAAGCGCTGGTGTTCAAGGCCACGCGCGGCATCGAAGACATCTACGAATTGACGTATATCCGCAAGGATGGCAGCCGCTTCCCCGCCATGGTCTCCGTGACGGCCTTGCGCGACGCGCAGAGCAAGGTCATCGGTTACTTGCTGATCGGCACCGACAACACGGCGCGCAAGCAGGTCGAGGCGGAACAGGCGCTGCTGGACCAGCGCTTGCGCGAGCAGCAGTTCTACACGCGCTCGCTGATCGAATCGAATATCGACGCGCTGATGACGACGGATCCGCGCGGCATCATCAGCGACGTCAACCAGCAGATGGAAGCGCTGACGGGCTGCACGCGCGACGAATTGATCGGCGCACCGTGCAAGAATTACTTTACGGAACCGGAACGGGCCGAGGAAGCCATCGCACGCGTGTTGCGTGAAGGCAAGTTGACCAACTACGAGCTGACGGCCCTGGCGCGCGACGGCAAGCAGACGGTGGTGTCGTACAACGCCTCGACCTTCCATGACCGCGACCGCAAGCTGCAGGGCGTGTTTGCCGCCGCCCGCGACGTGACGGAACGCAAGCAGTTCGAGCAAGCGCTGCAAGACACGAATATCGAAATGGAAAAGGCCCGCCAGGCGGCGGAAAAAGCGAATCTGGCCAAGTCCGAGTTTCTGTCGAGCATGAGCCATGAGTTGCGCACGCCCTTGAATGCCGTGCTGGGCTTTGCCCAGCTGATGGCGTCCGAGACGCCGGCACCGAGCTTGCCGCAGCAGCGCTCGATTGACCAGATCCTCAAGGGCGGCTGGTATCTCTTGCGTTTGATCAATGAAATCCTCGACCTGGCCATGATCGAATCGGGCAAGGTCACCATGTCGGAAGAGGCGATGTCCTTGCTCGACGTGTTGCAGGATTGCCAGGCGATGATCGCGCCGCAGGCGGAAAAACGCGGCATCAGCATGCATTTCCCCCGCTGCGGCAAGGCTTTCTATGTGCATGCCGACCGCACGCGCGTGAAACAGGTAATGATCAACCTGCTGTCGAACGCCATCAAATACAACCAGAGCGGCGGCAGCGTGAAGGTCGAATGTACGCGCCATGCCGACCGCGTGCGCGCCAGCGTCACCGACAGCGGCGCCGGTCTGAATGCCGAACAGATGAGTCAGTTGTTCCAGCCCTTCAACCGCCTGGGCCAGGAAAGCAGCACGGAAGAGGGCACGGGCATCGGCCTGGTCGTCACCAAGCAGCTGGTCGAACTGATGGGTGGCACCATCGGCGTCGACAGCACGGTGGGCGTGGGCACCACCTTCTGGGTGGAATTCAAGGCTTCGCGCGCGCCCGAACTGCACCTGGAAGAGGGGGAAGTGCTGCCCGTGGTGCAGGAAGACCAGGAAAGCCAGCGCACCTTGCTGTACGTGGAAGACAATCCCGCCAACCTGGCGCTGGTGGAGCAATTGATCGCCCGTCGCAGCGATTTGAAACTGCTGACGGCCATCGATGCGCACCTGGGCATTGACCTGGCGCGCACCTATCAGCCGGACGTGATCTTGATGGATATCAACCTGCCAGGCATCAGCGGCTATGGTGCCCTGAATATCCTGCATGATGATCCCCTCACCAGCCACATTCCCGTCATGGCCCTGTCCGCCAACGCCGTGCCGCGCGACATCGAGAAGGGCCTGGAAGCGGGCTTCTTCCGCTATCTGACCAAGCCCATCAAGGTCGTCGAATTCATGGATGCGCTCGACGTGGCCCTGCACCATGCAGCCGCGCACGGCCTGGCCGACGACACTCACACAGTACGCTAATTCAGCATTTAATTTTAGGAATACCGCCATGCTTCAAGCCACCGAGATCCTGAACGCCAGCATCCTCATCGTCGATGACCAGGAGGCCAACGTCATGCTGCTCGAACAGGTGCTGCGCAACGCCGGCTACACGCGCATCACCTCCACCATGGACCCGCAAGCCGTGCACGCGCTGCACCAGCAGCACCGCTACGATCTGATCCTGCTCGACTTGCAGATGCCGGAAATGGATGGCTTCGAAGTCATGGAAGGCTTGCGCGACATCGAGGCGGGCAGCTATCTGCCCGTGCTGGTGATCACGGCCCAGCCCGGCCACAAGCTGCGCGCGCTGCAAGCTGGCGCCAAGGACTTCGTCAGCAAGCCCTTCGACCTGGTGGAAGTCAAAACACGCATCCACAACATGCTGGAAGTGCGATTGCTGTACCAGAAACTGGCCGAATACAACAAGTCGCTGGAGCAGATGGTGGAAGAACGCACGGCGGAGCTGCGCGAAAGCGAAGCGCGCTTCCAGCGCTTCACGGAACTGTCGTCCGACTGGTACTGGGAGCAGGATGCGCAGGGCAACCTGACGCGCTTTTCCGGTCCCGTGGCTGAAATGCTGGGCATCGGCAGCGAGGAAGAGCCGCAGCGCTGGAACGCGGCCGAACGCGCCTTGCTCGACGCTAAAATTGCCGCGCGCGAACCGTTCCTCGACTTCATCTACAGCCGCGCCAACCTCGACGGCAGCACGCAGTATTTGCAGGTCAGCGGCGAACCGATGTTCGACAATGGCAGCCGCTTCATCGGCTACCGCGGCATCGGCCTCGATGTCACGGAGCGCCATCGCGCTGTTTGATTGCCGACCGTTGATTTATACTTGTTGCCATCCACATCGACAAGGAAAGCATCATGGCTGACAAATCTCCCTCCTACTGGTTTCCCGCCAAGACCTATGGCTGGGGCTGGGGCTTGCCCATCACCTGGCAAGGCTGGCTGGTGTTTCTGGCCGCACTGGCGCTGTTCGCCTGCGGCGCCTTCCTGTTCCCGCCGCAAACCATGCTCGTCGGCTACATCGTGTATGAAGTGGCCATCGTTGCCGCGCTCATTTTCATTTGCCAGCTGAAGGGCGAACCGACTGCCTGGCGCTGGGGCAAGAAGAAGTAACGCCGAAGCACAAAGACGACAAAGCAAGAAATCATCTGGCCACGCGGCGCGAACCGCGTATAATTGGCTCGCTGCCGCAAGGCGGCAAACGCTAGGGGTCCTGCCTTTCGCTGTGGAAACACAGTGCAAGCGCGGGTGAGAAATACCCTCCGAACCTGATCTGGATAATGCCAGCGAAGGGAAGCTTTAGGATGAACGCACCCCGCCTTTCCGCGTGCGCAATTCCGAACCTCCTTAGCTGGCTCCAGGCTTAAAAATAGTCTAGCCAAGG
Protein-coding sequences here:
- a CDS encoding Crp/Fnr family transcriptional regulator, whose translation is MSSPHAQLHNPNQNHLLAAMLDADFARLAPHLEQVSMLLGDVIYDSGDKLQHVYFPTTAIVSIHYLLENGGSSEIAGVGNEGIVGVSLFMGGNSTPSRAVVQTGGVGYRLKAHLLMEEFDRAGPVMRLLLRYTQALITQMSQTAVCNRHHTVEQQLCRWLLLTMDRLPNRELTMTQELIANMLGVRREGVTEAAGRLQQRGFISYRRGHISVLDRAGLEGHVCECYGVVKKEFTRLLSDVRQRQGS
- a CDS encoding PAS domain-containing hybrid sensor histidine kinase/response regulator, yielding MQSVENIPPRAPSRWPMALAFSFSAIVLLAIGVLAWRAPFETACVIDALVFLLLMLLVALYRRTLSASLPRQLLKAGALQDAIFNSANFSCIATDAQGVIQIFNVGAERMLGYEASDVVDKLTPAGISDAQEIIARAAALSAELDTVITPGVEALVFKATRGIEDIYELTYIRKDGSRFPAMVSVTALRDAQSKVIGYLLIGTDNTARKQVEAEQALLDQRLREQQFYTRSLIESNIDALMTTDPRGIISDVNQQMEALTGCTRDELIGAPCKNYFTEPERAEEAIARVLREGKLTNYELTALARDGKQTVVSYNASTFHDRDRKLQGVFAAARDVTERKQFEQALQDTNIEMEKARQAAEKANLAKSEFLSSMSHELRTPLNAVLGFAQLMASETPAPSLPQQRSIDQILKGGWYLLRLINEILDLAMIESGKVTMSEEAMSLLDVLQDCQAMIAPQAEKRGISMHFPRCGKAFYVHADRTRVKQVMINLLSNAIKYNQSGGSVKVECTRHADRVRASVTDSGAGLNAEQMSQLFQPFNRLGQESSTEEGTGIGLVVTKQLVELMGGTIGVDSTVGVGTTFWVEFKASRAPELHLEEGEVLPVVQEDQESQRTLLYVEDNPANLALVEQLIARRSDLKLLTAIDAHLGIDLARTYQPDVILMDINLPGISGYGALNILHDDPLTSHIPVMALSANAVPRDIEKGLEAGFFRYLTKPIKVVEFMDALDVALHHAAAHGLADDTHTVR
- a CDS encoding putative bifunctional diguanylate cyclase/phosphodiesterase — encoded protein: MQSFFKRISISVSTSALITLAVGLSLTALCYASARQIESESTRLLLQYHASGHTLRAAMLPANGMSLDANHRGSLYVLLGGLLSSLLATAYVFQLVTRNSVIARITGERTAALQFANLRLSEDIAARMHNEQSLRLRERIIEVSANAIILCSADAPGYLIEYVNPAFEHITGYAAGEVIGQRLEDLQGPEQGRQDMHEITAALREQREGKAIVRNFRKDGSCYWSELFVAPVRDDGDGPVSHFVVAQYDISTVMRFEQELEFQARHDILTGLANRALLRERLEQAMAVTRRSGLPLWVVFIDLDRFKFVNDTLGHDAGDTVLKSVAERLRDATREVDTVARLGGDEFVLLLPQHGNGEPGAAILQRIQDAVAQPLQLGEYEFFLSCCMGVAVYPDDGQDADTLIKHADIAMYRAKEQGRGHWQFYASSMNAGTLERLGLESELRHALERGQFHLEYQPQLDLASGKVVGMEALLRWQHPQLGRIAPASFIGLAEEMGLIIPIGDWVLRTACAQVRAWQLAGHGPLRLAVNLSARQFKQRNLLHAVAQALAETGLAAAHLELELTESMVMHDVEQATVIMANLKALGVQLSIDDFGTGYSSLAYLRHFPIDVLKIDKTFVSDITHDDDAAIVCAIIWLAHSLRLKVIAEGVETPQQLAFLRQHGCDQMQGYLFSRPLSVPAFEALLHEGSMLAAA
- a CDS encoding porin, with the protein product MKKIAIFAGLATTLGVLPAAHAQSSVDLYGLMDAGLVQEGGISKLTSGVSAGSRLGLRGTEALGNGWQAVFTLEAGVLSDTGRSDQAGQLFGRQAFVGLNSPLGMLTMGRQYNLQSQALTDVADPFEGGLAGAATNLAGYSATRIDNTVRYTSPELRGVTATVMYGFGEHTGVVADQRSLGLALGYVNGPLTLRLARQSRAGEPGKAAANNTILAGNYNFGVATAFAGYGRNTGDGSTMFFAENPYGAAQAPAQSTDSRDAIVGVSVPLGATTVLASYVHKDDRNAANRDAQQLAIGATYALSKRSKVYVAYAHIRNRNDAAYMVGNATEVGTGNRAFNVGLRHAF
- a CDS encoding response regulator, producing the protein MLQATEILNASILIVDDQEANVMLLEQVLRNAGYTRITSTMDPQAVHALHQQHRYDLILLDLQMPEMDGFEVMEGLRDIEAGSYLPVLVITAQPGHKLRALQAGAKDFVSKPFDLVEVKTRIHNMLEVRLLYQKLAEYNKSLEQMVEERTAELRESEARFQRFTELSSDWYWEQDAQGNLTRFSGPVAEMLGIGSEEEPQRWNAAERALLDAKIAAREPFLDFIYSRANLDGSTQYLQVSGEPMFDNGSRFIGYRGIGLDVTERHRAV